One region of Oryza sativa Japonica Group chromosome 10, ASM3414082v1 genomic DNA includes:
- the LOC4348556 gene encoding uncharacterized protein, producing the protein MSFGAVDVDDGGAAATAAASGGEEVRAMPAEVSWEMLDKSRFFLLGAALFSGVSAALYPAVVLKTHLQVSPPPAAAASTTAAAILRRHGPRGFYRGFGASLAGTVPARAVYMAALEATKSAVGSAAVRLGVAEPAASAAASAAGGVSAAVAAQVVWTPVDVVSQRLMVQTAAAGPPYRGGADALRRILRADGVRGLYRGFGVSVLTYAPSSAAWWASYATAQRLIWRALGPAHHDSRASVVAVQGASAAAAGGAAALVTMPLDTVKTRLQVMDGGGASLASEARALVREGGWGACYRGLGPRWASMSLSAATMVTAYEFLKRLSTKDTSL; encoded by the coding sequence ATGAGCTTTGGCGCCGTTGACGtcgacgatggcggcgccgcggcgacggcggcggcgagtggggGTGAGGAGGTGAGAGCTATGCCGGCCGAGGTGAGCTGGGAGATGCTTGACAAGTCGCGGTTCTTTCTGCTCGGCGCCGCGCTCTTCTCCGGCGTCTCGGCGGCGCTGTACCCGGCGGTGGTCCTCAAGACGCACCTCCaggtctcgccgccgcctgcggcggcggcgtctaccacggcggcggcgatcctcCGCCGTCACGGTCCTCGGGGATTCTACCGCGGCTTCGGCGCGTCCCTCGCCGGGACGGTGCCCGCGCGCGCCGTCTACATGGCCGCGCTCGAGGCCACCAAGAGCGCCGTGggctccgccgccgtccgcctcggcgtcgcggagccggccgcgtccgccgcggcctcggccgcgggcggcgtgtccgccgccgtcgcggcgcagGTCGTGTGGACCCCCGTCGACGTCGTCAGCCAGCGCCTGATGGTccagaccgccgccgccggccccccgtaccgcggcggcgccgacgcgctCCGCAGGATCCTCCGCGCCGACGGCGTGCGCGGCCTGTACCGCGGCTTCGGCGTCTCCGTCCTCACCTACGCGCCCTCCAGCGCCGCGTGGTGGGCGTCCTACGCCACGGCGCAGCGCCTCATCTGGCGCGCCCTCGGCCCCGCCCACCACGACAGCCGCGCGTCCGTGGTCGCCGTGCAGGGCgccagcgccgcggcggcgggcggcgccgccgcgctggtgaCCATGCCGCTCGACACCGTCAAGACGCGGCTCCAGGtcatggacggcggcggcgcgtcgctgGCGTCCGAGGCGCGCGCGCTGGTGCGGGAGGGCGGGTGGGGCGCCTGCTACCGCGGCCTGGGGCCGAGGTGGGCGTCCATGTCGCTCTCCGCGGCCACCATGGTCACCGCCTACGAGTTCTTGAAGCGGCTCTCGACCAAGGACACCTCACTCTGA
- the LOC4348557 gene encoding nuclear transcription factor Y subunit A-3: MGFGESTQGNQRKLDGPGKVSTELSLVNLEAKNLHPKPECNQPIEHIPTKGMKCTPLLPLPTEHADDEPIYVNAKQYHAIIRRRQRRKIVGSEDKVAAIRKRILVEARQKQAKLRHRGKGGRFISIEHPLELSMDDQISKNGGSASPSSSTVSENSSNVNGFTGDL; the protein is encoded by the exons ATGGGTTTTGGTGAAAGCACCCAGGGCAATCAAC GTAAGCTTGATGGTCCTGGGAAAGTGTCAACTGAATTATCCCTAGTCAATCTAGAAGCTAAAAATTTGCATCCTAAACCTGAGTGCAACCAACCTATT GAACACATACCTACCAAGGGTATGAAGTGTACTCCACTGCTACCACTACCTACAGAACATGCTGATGATGAGCCTATATATGTGAATGCAAAGCAGTACCATGCAATTATCCGAAGGAGACAACGTCGAAAAATTGTTGGATCAGAAGATAAAGTAGCAGCAATTCGAAAG agGATCCTTGTTGAGGCTCGCCAAAAGCAAGCAAAATTGAGGCATAGAGGAAAAGGCGGACGGTTTATTAGCATAGAACATCCCCTTGAACTTTCTATGGATGATCAGATATCGAAAAACGGAGGAAGTGCCTCGCCTTCTTCATCTACAGTGTCAGAAAACTCTAGCAATGTGAACGGTTTTACAG GAGATCTCTAA
- the LOC136353686 gene encoding uncharacterized protein translates to MEFYQLPEGVHKRFDKIRNRYYWAGNKLKGKYHMVRWEDMAFPKDFGGLGFSETRRMNIALLAKWIIKIESDEKSLRSFGPAEITEWEELKKLCGHLETTNHILFNCVMARLIWCICRDALGWNWKKLFRPKEEARLELMTDRIKMVSTSLRSPRMGVD, encoded by the exons ATGGAGTTCTATCAGCTTCCTGAGGGGGTTCACAAGAGATTTGATAAGATTAGGAATAGATATTATTGGGCTGGTAACAAACTAAAGGGAAAATACCATATGGTGAGATGGGAGGACATGGCCTTTCCTAAGGATTTTGGGGGCTTAGGGTTTTCTGAAACTAGAAGAATGAATATTGCCCTCTTGGCCAAGTGGATTATTAAGATAGAATCTGATGAAAAGAGCTT AAGATCCTTTGGTCCAGCTGAAATAACTGAATGGGAGGAACTCAAGAAA CTTTGTGGACATTTGGAAACTACCAATCACATCTTGTTTAATTGCGTTATGGCTAGACTTATCTGGTGTATTTGCAGAGATGCCTTAGGCTGGAAC TGGAAGAAGCTCTTCCGTCCTAAAGAAGAAGCAAGGCTGGAGCTGATGACTGACAGGATCAAGATGGTGTCGACTAGTCTAAGATCTCCAAGAATGGGTGTGGATTAA
- the LOC4348558 gene encoding dirigent protein 2, translating into MAPSLLAPRLAVPLLLVLAAAAAADGVADAGAGAGMTHLHFFFHEVFTAGPNGTTATVAPPARSGDGSSLGFVGVVDDMLREGADPASRLVGRAQGVTAGTSLAAADGAGAITTMLSLAFTEEGPYAGSTLQVFGRAVLGTVMERPVVGGTGKFRMARGHTLSRRVNSSDPDNLLVIEYDAYVTTSPI; encoded by the coding sequence ATGGCGCCATCGCTGCTCGCGCCACGGCTAGCCGTGCCCTTGCTCCTCGTactcgcggcagcggcggcggcagatggcgtcgccgacgccggcgccggcgccggcatgaCGCACCTCCACTTCTTCTTCCACGAGGTGTTCACGGCCGGCCCGAAcggcacgacggcgacggttgCTCCGCCGGCGCGCAGCGGCGACGGGAGCTCCTTGGGGTTCGTCGGCGTGGTGGACGACATGCTCCGGGAGGGCGCGGACCCGGCGTCGCGCCTCGTGGGGCGCGCGCAGGGggtcaccgccggcacgtcgctcgccgccgccgacggcgcgggcgcgatCACGACGATGCTGAGCCTGGCGTTCACGGAGGAGGGCCCGTACGCCGGGAGCACGCTGCAGGTGTTCGGCCGCGCGGTGCTGGGCACGGTGATGGAGCGGCCGGTGGTGGGCGGCACGGGCAAGTTCCGGATGGCGCGGGGTCACACGCTCAGCCGGCGCGTGAACTCGTCGGACCCCGACAACCTCCTCGTCATCGAGTACGACGCCTACGTCACCACGTCTCCcatttag